The nucleotide sequence AGCCGTCCCCGATTTTTTCGCCAGTCTGATCAACCGCCTGATCAAATGAAATATTTACATGCCCATTCTCGGAGCCTTTTTGGAAAGTCAGCATCAAATCATTCTCCTCCCTGCTCACTTTCATCAATCTGCCGTCGCTTGGAGCCTTCAATATTTCCAGCTTATCCGGATCAAGTATGATATCAAGTTCCTTTTTATCAAGTGCCCGTACCGAATTAAAACGCAGATAAAGCTCTTTTGGTTTTTTGAAGTAATTGCTTTGCAGGTAAAACTCTTTGGTGTTCTCCTCCGAATGGCTGATAATCGTTCCATTATTGATTGCTGCCCATTCCTCACCGGTTTCATCCATTAGCCTTAAGTCGTTAAATCCAAAGATCTGCTTGGAATTCTCCTCATCAAAATGGACGGTTACACCAATTCGTGTAGGATAGATTGACACTTTTTCGACAGTGATTTTCTGTCCCTCAAACTCGACTGTTTCATTTACTTCAAATATTTCTTTTTTATCCTTAAAAGCATCCTTGTCAATTGAGAACGGAAGCACCCAACTGTCAGCAAGCATATTCAGAGGCTGGCCGTTTTCTGCTCTTCCTTCAGCGAGCTCAATACTCAGCTTCAAGTTTTCAGGAAGATTGGTCCCATAAAATTCATATCTTGCCTGAAGCAGATCCTCGTTATTCTGCGAATCCCATCCACCAAACGACAACACCGTTTCTTCCAAATTATTTCCTTCACTGTCGGTCAGCCTCAGGTTTTCAACCGAGATTTCCTCGTGTCCGCCTGAAGAGTCAATCTTATAAAAGAGCACCATCATCTGTTCGTCGACGATCACCGAGTCAAGTGTAATTTTTATCCCATCATGTTCATCAGACACACCGATTTTTTGTGCGAAATCATTTTCAACTGCTGCAGTCAGCCCTTTATCATAGCGGACAAGCTCTACAACCTTCTCCATCCCCGGTATTAAGGTGACATACGAAGCAAATGTCTCTGACGTCCTCAGCATCGCTGTAAAAGCAAAAATCAGGATGGCTGCTGATGCGAATGTCCTCATTAACAAAAGGTTTTTCTTCTTTTTCTTTTTCCCCTTACTGATTCCTGCAGCGATTGCCTCATCCAGCAGGAGTTCAGGGACTTCGATAGTATCAAGTGCGACCCGAGCCTTTGTCAGTTTTTTTTCTTCAGCATTAAGCATAACCTAATCCCCCTTCTTCTTCGAGCTGGTCGCGAAGATCCCTCAGTCCTTTGTTCAGCCAAGTCTTCACGGTACCTTCAGGGCATTCCAGAATTTCGGCAATTTCCTTTATTTTAAAATCATGTACATATTTCAGTTCGATGACCTGCCTGGTTTTTGGATCAAGCTTGCCGATGACTTCCTCTACTTCAAGCCAGCTGGACTGGTACTCAGAGCCCATCAGGCTGATGAGATCATCGCTGACGAGGAGCCGCTTCCGTTTCTTCAATTCGTCGTTGCAGTAATTTAGCAGTATCCTTATCAGCCATGTCGTGAAATATTGCGGCTCCTTCACCTTGCGGATTGAGCGGAACGCCCTGTAGGTGATCTCCTGCATTGCTTCGACTGCGTCCTCACTATTTTTCAAATAACTGAGGGCAATCCGATATAGGCGCACTTTATGCAGTTGCATCAGTTCATAAAATGCAGTTTCATCACCTTTCTTAGCTTTTTGTATTAATTCTTGAAGCTCCAATTTGTCTCCCCCTGACTTTCTCTCTAACTATTAGACACACAAGCCGGAAAAAAGTTTTAACAAATTTAAAAAACCGCCAAAAAAATCGTGGCGGTCTGGATGTTTATTTTTTGTTGAACATATTCTTGCCGAATAACTCAAAGGTCCTGGGAAACAGGGTATAAAATCTGCTGCCTGCATTCATCCAACGCGGCAGGTTGATTTCACGTGTTCTCGTCATCATGCGGTTGACTACTTGTTTTGCCACGTATTCAGGCTGCAGCATAAAACGCTTTACATTTTTGACGTAGGTTCCCTGCTTATCCGCGACCTCAAAAAAATTCGTAGCGATTGGACCAGGATTGACCGAGGTGACAAAGATATTGTCATCAGCAACCTCCATCCGCAGGCTGTTCGTGTAGCCAAGCACCGCATGCTTTGTTGCCGAATAAACACTTGATTTCGGTGTGGCAATCTTGCCCGCCTGGGAAGCAATATTGATAATATGACCGCTTCTCCTCTGCTTCATAGCAGGCAGCACCATCGACGTGCAAGCCATCAATCCGACGACATTGACATCGAACATCGTTTTAATATCATCAATTTTCGCTTCGTGTGCATAATCAAAAATGCCAAAGCCAGCATTGTTGACCAGTATATCAACGTAGCGGATGTCAGAAAGCACTTCTGAGAAAACCCGCTTGATTGCTTCAGGGTCAGCCACATCCAGCTGCTGGGCATGGACATTGATGGCATACTTTGATTGTAATTCTTTTTTTAAACTCTCTAGTTTATCGATACTCCGGGCCAGAAGGACGAGATTCGCTCCGCGCGCGGCGCAAAGCCTGGCAATCTCGGCCCCGATTCCCCCAGAGGCACCGGTTATAATAATATTTTTTCCTTTTAAGGACGGCATCATCTTTCACCTCATTTTGCTGTATAAACGAAGGAGGTTCCTTCTTCCCTGACAGACACTGCGCCAAGGGAATATAAATAATCAAGTTGTCCCATTGTTTCAGAAATGGTTAAATTCAATTCACGCTCATAGACTGTCGGGAAGAGCAGTTTGCAAATCTCAAATACGGTCAGTTCCCTGCCTTCAAGCATTCCCCTTACCTGCATGGCCCGGTCATGCTGGCGGGCGAGCCTTTTTTCTATCAGGCTTTGCAATTCTGTTATCTCCGTTCCATGTCCGGTGTATACTAGTCCAATCGGGTACTGCTGCAGTTTTTTCAATGACGAGTTATATTGGACCTGCGGCTTCGGCCTATCTCTTTCGCCTGGCAGCGGCGGCTCAAGTAATGGGTTGGGTGAGATCCCTGCAAGTATCGTATCCCCGGCAATCATTGTGCCGTCTTTTTCACGCAAGAGCACGATATGGCTTTGGGCATGTCCCGGTGTCTCGATCACCCTCCAACCTGTCAGTCCCGGCGGAACATCATTTTCCAGAATAGTCCCAGTCAATGAGCGATTGCAAGAAAATACTAATGTCTTCTTCATTACTTTCATCGATGGCACAAAATATTGTTCTGGTATTGCTGATTGTAAAAAGAATTTCTCATAAAATTCCTGATGTTCCTTCTCGAACTCTGAAGTCCTGTTGATCCACCTTTCATTCGACGGATGGCCATATACGTCAAGGCCTGGTGAAAAGTAGTCCAGCATTCCTACATGATCCGGATGATCATGAGTCAGGATAACCTGCTCAATGTCCTCCGGCTTCAGTTTTAAATCGGCCAACTGCGATTTGAACGACTCCCAGGATTCCTCTGTTTTCGTTCCCGCGTCAACAAGTGTCAACCTGTCCCCTTTTATTAAATATGCGTTCACATCACCGACCGGGAAGGGCGTCGGCAAAGTCAGTTTGGCAATTCCATCTTTCCATTCAGCCATATTATCTATACACCCCAAAACATTATTTTTCTATAAGATAAAAGGATTGTCTGTTCAAGAAATCATTCAACTTTATAGCCCTTTGTATTTTATCAATATAAAATTAAGTTTACCTTTAAAAAGGTCAAATGTCATTATATACACACTTCGTTTTCAGAAAAAACTAAAAACTTATCAATTTACTCTTGACATAAGGGTTGTCTTTCTTGCATAATCACTATTAAAATTTCGTAAAATCTTAAAAAAGCATTTGAGCAAGACGAGTAGACAGGAATGGTGCCAGAGAGTGGAGTCCACCGGCTGAAAGACTCCGCAACCCTC is from Mesobacillus boroniphilus and encodes:
- a CDS encoding SDR family NAD(P)-dependent oxidoreductase: MMPSLKGKNIIITGASGGIGAEIARLCAARGANLVLLARSIDKLESLKKELQSKYAINVHAQQLDVADPEAIKRVFSEVLSDIRYVDILVNNAGFGIFDYAHEAKIDDIKTMFDVNVVGLMACTSMVLPAMKQRRSGHIINIASQAGKIATPKSSVYSATKHAVLGYTNSLRMEVADDNIFVTSVNPGPIATNFFEVADKQGTYVKNVKRFMLQPEYVAKQVVNRMMTRTREINLPRWMNAGSRFYTLFPRTFELFGKNMFNKK
- a CDS encoding sigma-70 family RNA polymerase sigma factor, with the protein product MELQELIQKAKKGDETAFYELMQLHKVRLYRIALSYLKNSEDAVEAMQEITYRAFRSIRKVKEPQYFTTWLIRILLNYCNDELKKRKRLLVSDDLISLMGSEYQSSWLEVEEVIGKLDPKTRQVIELKYVHDFKIKEIAEILECPEGTVKTWLNKGLRDLRDQLEEEGGLGYA
- a CDS encoding DUF4179 domain-containing protein, producing the protein MLNAEEKKLTKARVALDTIEVPELLLDEAIAAGISKGKKKKKKNLLLMRTFASAAILIFAFTAMLRTSETFASYVTLIPGMEKVVELVRYDKGLTAAVENDFAQKIGVSDEHDGIKITLDSVIVDEQMMVLFYKIDSSGGHEEISVENLRLTDSEGNNLEETVLSFGGWDSQNNEDLLQARYEFYGTNLPENLKLSIELAEGRAENGQPLNMLADSWVLPFSIDKDAFKDKKEIFEVNETVEFEGQKITVEKVSIYPTRIGVTVHFDEENSKQIFGFNDLRLMDETGEEWAAINNGTIISHSEENTKEFYLQSNYFKKPKELYLRFNSVRALDKKELDIILDPDKLEILKAPSDGRLMKVSREENDLMLTFQKGSENGHVNISFDQAVDQTGEKIGDGSQAVRYNMEGGSIDILFPYFKEGAAPGPISLKIHDYPSQIKGEANIKLK
- a CDS encoding MBL fold metallo-hydrolase yields the protein MAEWKDGIAKLTLPTPFPVGDVNAYLIKGDRLTLVDAGTKTEESWESFKSQLADLKLKPEDIEQVILTHDHPDHVGMLDYFSPGLDVYGHPSNERWINRTSEFEKEHQEFYEKFFLQSAIPEQYFVPSMKVMKKTLVFSCNRSLTGTILENDVPPGLTGWRVIETPGHAQSHIVLLREKDGTMIAGDTILAGISPNPLLEPPLPGERDRPKPQVQYNSSLKKLQQYPIGLVYTGHGTEITELQSLIEKRLARQHDRAMQVRGMLEGRELTVFEICKLLFPTVYERELNLTISETMGQLDYLYSLGAVSVREEGTSFVYTAK